Genomic window (Bradyrhizobium sp. 186):
TGGAGTGTATCGACAGTGATATGGTGGAGAAGTGCGGTGAACCGTTCCTTCTTCTTCAGCCTTGCAGCTTTCCGTACGCGGTCCAGCGCTTGGGTCACGCGAGCCCGGTGCTGTGCCCGGTGCGTGCTTTGCTGGCCCTCGTTCCCCTTGGTCCCCGGCCTTGGCTCCGCCGGCTCCGTCACCGGTCGCCCGGCTTTGTTCGCCGGCTTCGCAGCTACTATGCCGGAGTCAGACTTCTCTGGATCGTGCATCAGCGGCTACGGCTCCTCGCCTTCCCGCCGCGGACCAGGCTGCTCAGTGAGCATCTGGCCGACCGAGAGAGCTCCCGGTTCCCGTACAAGAAGCTTCTGCACATGCCAGGGTCTGCGACCACGCCGAAGCGACTGGGCGCTCGCGATATCGCACCCCTTCGTGTTGCCTTCCGCTCAGTTGACAGCGTCGGCTCTCGGGAAAACATTCTTTCGCGGCTCAATGGCTGGCCTATGCACTCCCCTGCCGACGCTTCGCCGACACCCTCACGGATGCCTACGCACGGCTCGGGGCCGATGTGGATCGCTACTCCTTCATCGTAGTGGACTTCCACCACCTACTCCTTGCCGGTCTCCCGGCGCACCAACTGCAATGCTAAAGCGCCAACTCTGTTATCTGCTTCGGCGCTCAGATTATTCGCGTGTAATGAACCGCCAGAAGGAGCGCTGGCGCCACGATCTGGTCGAGAAAGACGGCGATGATCTGAGCTTCCGAAGTCATGATGATTATCTGCCACTTCCCAGCGGCATGCCCCCCGGCCAGATCTGAAGAAACTCCAAGCCTACCGCGGGAGATCCCGGGCAGTACTCTGCTTCGATGCTACAGCTGAGGTAGAATGGCTACCAAGCTAGAAAAGGCCGTTGAGATATTGAGCATTGCGCCTCAACCGCCGTCCCGTGTGTCTCGGCCGGGGTACTCTCTCACGTTCCTACCGCCCTGCCTCGGCTCGCGCAGGCCCGGGCAGATGCGATCGAGGCGGCGATAGAGGTCACCTAGGGTCTGTTTGGATTCATCTTGAATTTATCACGCCCGTGGTGAGACTGATCATTGCTTCAAAGCTGGTGTCCGTTTTGTCTGCTCGCATGGCGATCCGCTTGAATTCCTTGAGCTTGCAGAAGAAGTTTTCGATCAGATGTCGCCATTTGTAGATGTCGGCGTCGATGACGAGAGGTTTTGCGCGCCGCGGGTGCTGAGAGATGACCATTTTTGGCGCCGCGTGCGTCGAGGTCGGCGATGATGGCGTTGCTATCGAACGCCTTGTCTGCAATCAGCGCCTCGAAGGTCAGTCCTTACGATTAGCGGCGGAACGCCGACCGTGTCAAAGCGCTGTCCTGGCAGCAGCACGAAACGCACGAGATTGCCGAGCGCATCGGTAAGTGCCAGGATTTTGGTGGTCATTCCGCCTTTCGAGCGGCCGATGGCCTGTTTTTGCGTCCCCCTTTTGCGCCCTGTCCGTGGCGGTGGACCTTGACGATGGTGGCATCGACCATGACGTACTCCATCTCCGGCTCGTCTGAGACCGCATCAAACATGCGCTTCCAGACGCCCGCCTTCGCCCAGTCGCGAAAGCGCGTGCAAACAGCCGGTTGTTATTGCCGCTCCGGCCCGGATCGCCCGGCTTGCCAAGACAAAGCGGCTCCATCTTCGCCCATTGGGCGTCAGTCAAAACGAATCGGTCCATCCCAAGCTTGAATCACAAAGCCAGGATGAGAATCCTGAATCCAAACAGACCCTAGCATTACAGTTGCTTTGTTTGCGGGCTTCTGAATCCATGGGCAACCATGATTCGAATGTCGTGGACGCGGGCCGCGTCGGTTGAGGAGACGCTTGCGTTGTGGGCGGCGTCGCTTCGAGAGGTCAAGCAACGGATACGTCCGTTGTTCACGCAAGAGCGTGTGGCGACGAATGCAGGCTTGTTCCTGGAAGGTCTGCTCGGAGATGAGCAGCGCAAGACCGGCTGGATGCGCGCGGAGGCGGCTGGCGATCCCGGCCCATGGCGTCAGCAGGCAATTCTGGGTCGTGGAGATTGGGACGCTGATGCCCTGCGCGATATCGTCCGCGACTATGTCATCGAGCATTTGGCGGATGACGATGCGGTGCTGGTGATCGACGAGACCGGCTTTCTCAAGCAGGGTAAGGCCTCATGCGGAGTGGCACGGCAATACACTGGTTCGGCAGGGAAGATCACGAACTGCCAGATCGGCGTCTTCGCTACCTACGTTTCGCGTCATGGTCATGCGTTCATCGATCGCGCGTTGTATCTTCCGAAGGAATGGACTGACGATCCAGATCGTCTGGAAGCCGCATATGTGCCTGCCGATGTCGGCTTTGCGACCAAACCAAAGCTTGCGACGAGAATGATCGCACGTGCGATAGCCGCGTCTGTACCATTCAAGTGGGTTGCCGGTGACACGGTCTACGGTGTTGGCGATATCGAACAGCAGCTACGGCGGGCAGGCAAAGGCTATGTGCTCGGGGTCAGCAGCTCTCATGTCTTCCGATCCTGGGGCAAGCGACAGCCGGTCGCCGGCAAGGCCGAAGACATCGCCCGGACGCGGCGCCCGTCCGACTGGAAGCGCTTGTCGGCGGGAGCCGGAACCAAAGGACCGAGGCTGCATGACTGGTGTTATCTCGAACTGGCCGATCTCGAGGTCGAGCAGTTCAACAGCGCAAATGATGGTTTATGGACGCGCGGTCTGCTGATCCGTCGCCATATCGCCGATGGCGATCTCGCCTTCTTCACCACCTGGTGCCCAGCGGGAACATCAATTGAAACGCTGGTCGCGGTCGAAGGCCATCGATGGGCGATCGAGGACAGCTTTGAAACCGCGAAAAACGAGTTCGGGCTCGATCACAACGAGAGCAGGTCCTGGCATGGCTGGCATCGCCACGTGTCCCTGGTGATGCTCGCCTTCGCCATGATGGCGGCGATCCGCCATCGCGCCAATCCGCCACCGCCCAAAAAAACCAAACGCCGCCCCCCGGCAAAAGCCAAAGCATAACCACACCGCCACTGATCCGTTGGTCAATCCAGGAAATCCGCCGCATTGCCATCAGGCTTGCTCGAAAGCGGATCCAACCCGCGCATGTCATCGCATGGTCATTCTGGCGCAGAGCTCACCAGGCTGCCGCTCAGCGCGCGCATCTCAAAGCAAAACGGCAACTGTAATGCTAGGACGCGGGCCTTTTAGTGCAGCCATTATGTCTAAATCGCGCAGTCGCACGCGAGGCCAAACGGGAGTAACCTTTTGTTTGGTGGAGTAGCCGCAAGCAGGATTCAGCAGGATTGCTGCCTGGTACAGGTTAAGGAATGCCTCGGCGACGGTATGCCTGACCCCGACCATACCAGCCGCTCGCGTTCCTCGAGGTTGACCCCGGCACATACGTGTTAGTTGAAATACAGTGCATCCGCAGAATGCCATCAACTTAGGCAGCAGCCAGATCGCAGCGGATCTCCCAGATCGTGTCCCTGGGCGTGGTGTAGCTGGCGGCGGGTCACCGCGTTC
Coding sequences:
- a CDS encoding IS701 family transposase, with translation MIRMSWTRAASVEETLALWAASLREVKQRIRPLFTQERVATNAGLFLEGLLGDEQRKTGWMRAEAAGDPGPWRQQAILGRGDWDADALRDIVRDYVIEHLADDDAVLVIDETGFLKQGKASCGVARQYTGSAGKITNCQIGVFATYVSRHGHAFIDRALYLPKEWTDDPDRLEAAYVPADVGFATKPKLATRMIARAIAASVPFKWVAGDTVYGVGDIEQQLRRAGKGYVLGVSSSHVFRSWGKRQPVAGKAEDIARTRRPSDWKRLSAGAGTKGPRLHDWCYLELADLEVEQFNSANDGLWTRGLLIRRHIADGDLAFFTTWCPAGTSIETLVAVEGHRWAIEDSFETAKNEFGLDHNESRSWHGWHRHVSLVMLAFAMMAAIRHRANPPPPKKTKRRPPAKAKA